In Acidimicrobiales bacterium, one DNA window encodes the following:
- a CDS encoding YggT family protein, giving the protein MALRIIVDLLQFYVVVLFVRIVLSWFPIHPWSRLARVVRVLAAVTDPVLAPVRRVLPPLRVGSMGLDLSPLVVLFALQLVVRLLELG; this is encoded by the coding sequence ATGGCCCTGCGGATCATCGTCGACCTGCTCCAGTTCTACGTCGTCGTCCTCTTCGTCCGCATCGTCCTCTCCTGGTTCCCGATCCACCCCTGGTCGCGCCTCGCCCGGGTGGTCCGCGTGCTCGCGGCGGTGACCGACCCGGTCCTCGCGCCCGTGCGGCGGGTCCTGCCGCCGCTGCGGGTGGGCTCGATGGGCCTCGACCTGTCGCCGCTCGTCGTCCTCTTCGCCCTCCAGCTCGTCGTCCGGCTGCTCGAGCTCGGGTAG
- a CDS encoding DivIVA domain-containing protein, whose protein sequence is MEISGKVLREVEFRDRLRGYDTDEVDEFLENVAVAVDELRAELDALRQRAASQAEPTPDDDAIRRTLVLAQRTADLAIKEANEEASRILESARAQAQALVAGAEERARQLESEAADDLTQRIARLGEERRRLELELAALVRLAEAERERLSAGLTAALRQVEQGLAVSEAARAALEAAQARLEASEPAAPASDGVPAEGAGEAAPDAEDALWARWTSGVDLGPLAEPGAEGADPGAEWRGGWGG, encoded by the coding sequence ATGGAGATCTCGGGGAAGGTCCTGCGGGAGGTCGAGTTCAGGGACCGCCTGCGCGGCTACGACACCGACGAGGTGGACGAGTTCCTCGAGAACGTCGCCGTCGCGGTGGACGAGCTGCGCGCCGAGCTGGACGCCCTGCGTCAGCGGGCCGCCTCCCAGGCCGAGCCGACCCCCGACGACGACGCGATCCGCCGGACCCTCGTGCTCGCGCAGCGCACGGCCGACCTCGCCATCAAGGAGGCGAACGAGGAGGCGAGTCGGATCCTCGAGTCCGCCCGCGCGCAGGCGCAGGCACTCGTCGCCGGCGCCGAGGAGCGCGCCCGGCAGCTCGAGAGCGAGGCTGCCGACGACCTCACCCAGCGCATCGCGCGCCTCGGCGAGGAGCGTCGCCGCCTCGAGCTCGAGCTGGCCGCCCTCGTCCGCCTCGCCGAGGCCGAGCGCGAGCGCCTCAGCGCGGGCCTGACCGCCGCGCTCCGCCAGGTCGAGCAGGGGCTCGCCGTCTCCGAGGCCGCTCGCGCCGCGCTCGAGGCGGCGCAGGCCCGTCTCGAGGCGAGCGAGCCGGCCGCGCCGGCGAGCGACGGCGTCCCGGCGGAGGGGGCGGGCGAGGCTGCCCCGGACGCGGAGGACGCGCTCTGGGCCCGCTGGACCTCGGGCGTGGACCTCGGGCCCCTCGCCGAACCAGGCGCCGAGGGTGCCGATCCCGGCGCCGAGTGGCGCGGCGGCTGGGGCGGCTGA